One window of Robiginitalea biformata HTCC2501 genomic DNA carries:
- the thrS gene encoding threonine--tRNA ligase has translation MIEITLPDGKTVEHPKGSTPLDVARGISEGLARNVISARFNNRKVEAATPLEEDGKLILYTWRDEEGKKAFWHSSSHVLAQALEELYPGIKLTIGPAIDNGFYYDVDLGEHTISEKDFPAIEKKALEIARGKHDFRMREVSKKDALAYYKDERNPYKLELIENLEDGDITFCDHDTFTDLCRGGHIPNTGLIKAFKVLNVAGAYWRGDENRPQLTRVYGISFPKQKELTEYLHMLEEAKKRDHRKLGKELELFTFSHKVGQGLPLWLPKGAALRERLEQFLKKAQKKAGYEMVVTPHIGQKELYVTSGHYAKYGEDSFQPIHTPREDEEFLLKPMNCPHHCEIFNATPVSYRDLPKRFAEFGTVYRYEQSGELHGLTRVRGFTQDDAHIFCTHDQLDEEFKNVIDLSLYVLGSLGFENFTAQVSIRDPEKPEKYIGEVENWEKAEAAIIHAATEKGLDFVIEPGEAAFYGPKLDFMVKDALGRQWQLGTIQVDYTLPERFDLTYKGSDNELHRPVMIHRAPFGSMERFVALLLEHTGGNFPLWLTPQQAIVLPVSEKHENYAQKVLNSLENHEIRALLDARSETVGKKIREAEMGKYPFMIIVGDQEMTDGTISVRRHGGEDLGSITVEALSGLVKEEINSTLKSF, from the coding sequence ATGATTGAAATTACGCTCCCAGACGGGAAAACCGTCGAGCATCCCAAAGGATCCACCCCCCTGGACGTCGCCCGGGGCATCAGCGAAGGGCTGGCGCGCAACGTAATCAGCGCCCGCTTCAACAACCGGAAGGTGGAAGCCGCTACCCCCCTGGAAGAAGACGGGAAACTCATCCTGTACACCTGGCGGGACGAAGAGGGGAAAAAAGCCTTCTGGCACTCCTCTTCCCATGTCCTGGCCCAGGCCCTGGAGGAATTGTACCCCGGCATCAAACTGACCATCGGCCCGGCTATCGACAATGGGTTTTACTACGACGTGGACCTGGGTGAGCACACCATTTCCGAAAAGGACTTTCCGGCCATCGAGAAAAAAGCCCTGGAAATCGCCCGCGGCAAACACGATTTCCGGATGCGGGAAGTCTCCAAAAAGGATGCCCTGGCCTACTACAAAGACGAGAGGAACCCCTACAAGCTGGAACTTATCGAAAACCTCGAGGACGGCGACATCACCTTTTGCGACCACGATACGTTTACCGACCTGTGCCGGGGCGGGCACATCCCGAATACGGGCCTGATCAAGGCCTTCAAGGTGCTCAATGTGGCCGGGGCTTACTGGCGGGGGGACGAAAACCGCCCGCAGCTTACCCGGGTCTACGGAATTTCCTTTCCGAAGCAGAAAGAACTCACCGAGTACCTCCACATGCTGGAGGAAGCCAAAAAAAGGGACCACCGCAAGCTGGGGAAGGAACTGGAACTCTTCACCTTTTCCCACAAAGTGGGGCAGGGCCTGCCGCTCTGGTTGCCCAAGGGGGCTGCCCTGCGGGAGCGACTCGAGCAATTCCTGAAGAAGGCCCAGAAAAAAGCCGGGTACGAGATGGTGGTCACCCCGCATATCGGCCAAAAGGAACTGTACGTCACCTCCGGGCACTATGCCAAATACGGGGAGGACAGCTTCCAGCCCATCCACACGCCCAGGGAAGACGAGGAATTCCTGCTCAAGCCCATGAACTGCCCGCACCACTGCGAGATATTCAATGCCACGCCGGTTTCCTACCGGGATCTCCCCAAGCGGTTTGCGGAATTCGGGACGGTATACCGCTACGAACAAAGCGGGGAATTGCACGGGCTTACGCGGGTCCGGGGCTTTACCCAGGACGACGCCCATATTTTCTGCACCCACGACCAGCTGGACGAGGAGTTCAAGAACGTCATCGACCTGTCGCTCTACGTCCTCGGCTCCCTGGGCTTTGAGAATTTTACCGCCCAGGTATCCATCCGGGACCCCGAAAAACCCGAGAAATACATCGGGGAGGTCGAAAATTGGGAAAAGGCGGAAGCCGCCATCATCCATGCCGCCACGGAAAAAGGCCTGGATTTTGTCATCGAACCCGGGGAGGCGGCTTTTTACGGGCCCAAACTGGATTTTATGGTCAAGGATGCCCTGGGTCGCCAGTGGCAGCTCGGCACCATCCAGGTAGACTACACGCTGCCGGAACGCTTCGACCTGACCTACAAGGGGAGCGACAACGAATTGCACCGCCCCGTTATGATCCACCGGGCCCCCTTTGGCAGCATGGAACGCTTTGTAGCCCTGCTCCTGGAGCACACAGGCGGGAATTTCCCCCTCTGGCTCACCCCCCAGCAGGCTATCGTACTGCCTGTCAGCGAAAAGCACGAAAATTATGCGCAAAAAGTTTTAAATTCCCTGGAAAATCACGAAATTCGCGCCCTCCTCGACGCCCGCAGCGAGACCGTTGGCAAAAAAATACGGGAAGCGGAAATGGGAAAATACCCGTTTATGATCATCGTCGGGGATCAGGAAATGACGGACGGTACGATTTCCGTACGCCGGCACGGGGGCGAGGACCTCGGGTCCATTACGGTGGAAGCCCTGTCCGGCTTGGTAAAAGAGGAAATAAATAGTACCTTAAAGTCGTTTTGA
- a CDS encoding DUF6095 family protein, with protein MPTDKRLLMKGLQRLAYTLGLMFAGPIVLYQAFKNEDHPFYIPVLVVGAILAVGAVAMGFFSIKTLLDALFGGKKP; from the coding sequence ATGCCCACCGATAAACGCTTATTGATGAAAGGCCTGCAACGGCTCGCCTACACCCTGGGCCTGATGTTCGCCGGCCCGATTGTCCTCTACCAGGCCTTTAAGAACGAAGACCACCCCTTCTATATCCCGGTACTCGTGGTGGGGGCCATCCTGGCCGTCGGGGCCGTGGCCATGGGGTTCTTCAGTATCAAAACCCTTCTGGACGCCCTGTTCGGCGGTAAAAAACCCTGA
- a CDS encoding glycerate kinase, with the protein MNLVLIPDKFKGSLSADEVCDAIAEGLGQHQPAARFRRFAASDGGDGFLDAVRATREVSLHTEVVSGPLGREIRAEYLLDPASGEAFVEMALASGMVLLEEGERDPLQTSTLGTGQLIRSAVGQGARRVYVGLGGSATNDAGMGIAAAFGFEFLGADGRLLRPVGASLGEVSRVVAPREVLPKGVEVVAVNDVSNPLWGPNGAACVYAPQKGAGPEAVEQLDRGLRHLDQVVARQLGLEAGTEAGAGAAGGTAYGLKVFLGARFIGGTDFVFRLNGIAEYLEEAAVDGIFTGEGRIDSQSLQGKLIQGVTALGAEHGIPVYAVCGTCTANREALRDAGLTAVIEAANPGRDLQWNMAHAGELVREAVARYFADHPISGS; encoded by the coding sequence ATGAACCTCGTACTGATCCCGGATAAGTTTAAGGGCTCCCTGAGTGCCGACGAAGTTTGCGACGCCATTGCCGAAGGCCTGGGGCAGCACCAACCCGCTGCCCGATTCCGACGGTTTGCCGCCTCGGACGGGGGCGACGGATTTTTGGACGCAGTCCGGGCAACCCGGGAGGTATCCCTGCATACCGAGGTCGTTTCCGGCCCCCTGGGCCGGGAAATCCGGGCGGAATACCTCTTGGATCCGGCGTCCGGGGAGGCCTTTGTGGAAATGGCCCTCGCTTCCGGGATGGTATTGTTGGAAGAAGGGGAGCGCGACCCGCTGCAAACCAGCACCCTGGGAACCGGCCAACTCATCCGGTCGGCTGTCGGTCAGGGTGCCCGACGCGTTTATGTCGGGCTGGGGGGCAGTGCCACCAACGATGCCGGGATGGGTATCGCTGCCGCTTTCGGATTTGAATTCCTCGGTGCGGATGGCCGGCTGCTCCGGCCTGTGGGCGCAAGCCTCGGGGAGGTATCCCGGGTGGTCGCGCCCCGGGAAGTCCTTCCGAAAGGGGTGGAAGTAGTTGCCGTGAACGACGTGTCCAACCCGTTGTGGGGCCCCAACGGGGCGGCCTGTGTGTACGCTCCCCAAAAAGGGGCGGGCCCGGAAGCCGTCGAACAGCTGGACCGCGGTTTGCGCCACCTGGACCAGGTGGTTGCGCGCCAACTGGGGCTGGAGGCAGGGACGGAGGCCGGGGCCGGGGCAGCCGGGGGGACGGCCTACGGCCTGAAGGTATTTCTCGGGGCCCGGTTTATAGGGGGAACCGATTTTGTCTTCCGGTTAAACGGTATCGCCGAATATCTCGAAGAAGCTGCGGTGGATGGCATCTTTACCGGGGAAGGCCGGATTGATTCCCAGAGCCTGCAAGGCAAACTCATCCAGGGTGTAACGGCCCTGGGTGCCGAACACGGCATCCCGGTGTATGCGGTTTGCGGCACCTGTACGGCCAACCGGGAAGCCCTCAGGGATGCGGGCCTGACAGCGGTAATCGAGGCGGCTAACCCGGGGCGGGATCTGCAGTGGAACATGGCACATGCGGGGGAATTGGTACGGGAGGCAGTGGCCCGGTATTTTGCCGATCACCCAATCAGCGGATCGTAA
- a CDS encoding DUF4249 family protein, producing MMKHPVPSYPFPNYFRAACRLAFLLFLAGWVGGCEEVVELETPEEPPRLVVGGLLRVDMEEAFIPVRIRLTETSGFFGSRPVTRADAAIITVNRYDGETLVETFNSNLAEEAPGTGIYIPDPDALFDQRIPTIFLNEEVQFILQVRHQGRQYLAETWFQPAPPIDFLLQGNRTLDGGDETEIIVSFTDPAERENYYLFEFGEARYLVTEDTFYQGQFFQFSYFYEDPLPAGTELEVHLMGADQQFYNYMGLLIDQSDLTGPFQAPAATVRGNVLDATDLDNQDRFDNTDRPDIFPLGYFAVVQEHTRTLTIR from the coding sequence ATGATGAAACACCCCGTCCCCTCCTACCCCTTCCCCAATTATTTCCGGGCGGCATGTCGCCTGGCCTTCCTGCTGTTTCTGGCCGGTTGGGTTGGCGGGTGCGAAGAGGTGGTGGAACTCGAAACCCCGGAGGAACCGCCCCGGCTGGTGGTGGGCGGGCTGCTGCGGGTGGATATGGAAGAAGCCTTTATCCCGGTGCGGATCCGGCTGACGGAAACGAGCGGTTTTTTTGGCTCGCGGCCCGTTACCCGGGCCGATGCGGCAATCATTACCGTCAACCGGTACGACGGGGAGACCCTCGTGGAGACCTTCAATTCAAACCTGGCCGAGGAGGCCCCCGGAACCGGCATCTATATCCCGGACCCCGATGCGCTATTCGACCAGCGGATCCCGACCATTTTCCTGAATGAGGAAGTCCAATTCATACTCCAGGTTCGTCATCAGGGGCGGCAATACCTTGCGGAAACCTGGTTCCAGCCCGCTCCGCCCATCGATTTCCTGTTGCAGGGAAACCGGACCCTGGACGGCGGGGACGAAACCGAAATCATCGTATCCTTCACCGACCCTGCTGAACGGGAAAATTATTACCTTTTTGAATTTGGGGAGGCCCGGTACCTGGTCACCGAGGACACCTTTTACCAGGGCCAGTTTTTCCAATTTTCCTATTTCTACGAAGACCCGCTCCCGGCAGGGACCGAGCTCGAAGTGCACCTAATGGGGGCCGACCAGCAATTCTACAACTACATGGGTTTGTTAATTGATCAGAGCGACCTGACGGGGCCGTTCCAGGCGCCCGCCGCCACCGTCCGGGGCAATGTTCTAGACGCCACGGACCTGGACAACCAGGACCGATTTGACAACACCGACCGGCCCGATATCTTTCCCCTGGGGTATTTTGCCGTGGTACAGGAACATACCCGCACCCTTACGATCCGCTGA
- a CDS encoding DUF4249 family protein: MITPCSFRIPFLQTWLLPAFPQVLLLGLLLVSFSACEDVIEVETPVEDPRLVVEGLIRVDTTQEFVPVEIRLTQTAGFFDTVQPVSDATDVVILLQEIRDGAPTGNTFSRALAEVDPGSGVYVPDPTFDADQRLRVSTVLAADYVYTLILTWQGRRYAAVTEYVPSVPIDRAEPGNRTLFDEDETEVVVAFTDTPGEGDYYIFDFGFGEFLPSEDSFSDGEQLEFSFFYDQSFDPGTEIDISILGADQVFYNYMLLLVEQAGDSGNPFQTPVATVRGNVFDVTDLDNIDNADNTGRPDVFPLGFFAIVQEFKATVTIE; the protein is encoded by the coding sequence ATGATCACACCCTGCTCCTTCCGCATCCCCTTCCTGCAGACCTGGCTCCTCCCGGCGTTCCCCCAGGTATTGCTGCTGGGGTTGCTATTGGTGAGCTTTTCGGCCTGCGAGGACGTCATCGAAGTGGAGACGCCCGTGGAGGACCCGCGCCTGGTGGTAGAAGGCCTGATCCGCGTGGATACCACCCAGGAGTTTGTCCCGGTGGAAATTCGCCTCACCCAGACGGCCGGTTTTTTCGATACGGTACAGCCTGTCAGCGATGCCACGGACGTAGTGATCCTCTTGCAGGAAATCCGGGACGGGGCACCCACAGGGAATACCTTTTCCAGGGCCCTGGCGGAGGTGGACCCCGGAAGCGGCGTGTATGTCCCCGACCCCACTTTTGACGCCGACCAGCGGCTGCGGGTTTCCACGGTTCTCGCTGCCGACTACGTATATACGCTGATCCTCACCTGGCAGGGGCGCCGCTATGCGGCAGTGACGGAATACGTGCCTTCGGTCCCCATCGACCGGGCCGAACCGGGCAACCGCACGCTGTTTGACGAGGACGAGACCGAGGTGGTAGTGGCCTTTACCGATACGCCCGGGGAAGGGGACTACTATATCTTCGATTTTGGCTTCGGGGAGTTCCTGCCCTCGGAGGACTCGTTTTCGGATGGGGAACAGCTCGAATTTTCATTTTTCTACGACCAGTCATTCGATCCGGGGACGGAAATCGATATTTCCATCCTGGGGGCCGACCAGGTATTCTACAACTACATGCTCCTGTTGGTGGAACAGGCCGGGGACAGCGGCAACCCGTTCCAGACCCCCGTGGCCACCGTCCGCGGGAATGTCTTTGATGTCACCGACCTGGACAATATCGACAACGCGGACAATACGGGCCGGCCCGATGTATTTCCCCTGGGCTTTTTTGCCATCGTTCAGGAATTCAAAGCCACGGTTACGATTGAATAA
- a CDS encoding TonB-dependent receptor, whose translation MNPRFRLPPVCVLLFFATCQLFAQERYTLSGTISEAGSNETLIGVSILVPELQTGATTNEYGFYSLTLPAGTYDIVVRYLGFADIRQSVDLLADRRLDFSMSEEAEELDEVVVTEQAERLDIREPQMSVATLKTETIKKIPVVLGEADVIKSILLLPGVTNAGESSSGFNVRGGAADQNLILLDEATIFNSSHLFGFFSVFNPDAIKDIKLFKGGIPARYGGRVSSVLEIYQKEGNSKEFQINGGIGAVASRLLAEGPIVKDRAAFLAGGRASYAHLFLPLFDIDNKAYFYDLNTKLNYRLNDRNSLYLSGYFGRDLFSINDLFVNTYGNAVVNFRWNHLFSDKLFANLSLIYSDYYYGLELDFVGFEWNSGIRNFNVKYDLKHYVSDRLQINYGLHNTYYVFNPGKISPNSEESGIVEEQLTKKYANENALYVDVSHDISQRLSLGYGLRVSQFNRLGQDEFYVYEDDNPVFFDPFTLVYRENIPIDTVSADRFETLDKFLNLEPRVSVAYTLNEKSSVKASYMRMAQYLHLLSNTNSPTPLDVWTPSGPYTRPQIADQVGLGYFRNFADGEYSLETEAFYKEVQNRIDYIDGANLIANDAIEQVILNGEARAYGWEFLLRKNTGALTGWIAYTLAKSEQRTPGREQVTFMNRTVDEPGINFGEWYNTPYDKRHDVAVFGSYEIDDRWSLNANFIYQTGQPTNYPVGQFEFEGLVVPYYGLRNQERLPDYHRLDLSATLRPRVNPDKKVRGEWVFSIYNVYNRMNAASINFRQNQDTGRNEAIRTSIFGIVPSVTYNFRF comes from the coding sequence ATGAATCCCAGATTCCGGCTCCCGCCGGTATGTGTCCTCCTTTTCTTTGCGACATGCCAGTTATTCGCCCAGGAGCGTTACACCCTCAGCGGTACGATTTCCGAGGCGGGCTCCAACGAAACGCTCATCGGCGTAAGCATCCTGGTGCCTGAATTACAGACCGGAGCCACCACCAATGAATACGGCTTTTACTCCCTGACCCTCCCCGCCGGCACGTACGATATCGTCGTACGCTACCTGGGCTTTGCCGATATCCGGCAATCCGTGGACCTGCTGGCCGACAGGCGCCTGGATTTCAGTATGTCCGAGGAGGCCGAAGAACTGGACGAGGTGGTGGTGACCGAACAGGCGGAACGCCTCGACATCCGCGAGCCGCAGATGAGCGTGGCTACCCTGAAGACGGAGACCATCAAGAAGATCCCCGTGGTCCTCGGGGAGGCGGACGTCATCAAATCCATCCTGTTGCTCCCCGGGGTAACCAACGCAGGGGAGTCCTCATCCGGCTTCAACGTGCGCGGCGGGGCAGCCGACCAGAACCTGATCCTGCTCGACGAGGCCACCATCTTCAATTCCTCCCACCTTTTCGGCTTTTTCTCGGTATTCAACCCGGATGCCATCAAGGATATCAAATTATTCAAAGGGGGTATCCCGGCCCGGTATGGTGGGCGGGTATCCTCCGTCCTGGAAATCTACCAGAAAGAAGGGAACAGCAAGGAATTCCAAATAAACGGGGGCATCGGCGCCGTGGCCAGCCGGCTGCTGGCGGAGGGACCCATAGTCAAAGACCGGGCCGCCTTCCTGGCCGGGGGACGGGCTTCTTATGCCCACCTGTTCCTGCCGCTCTTCGACATCGACAACAAAGCGTATTTCTACGACCTGAATACCAAGTTAAACTATCGGCTGAACGACCGGAACAGCCTGTATCTCTCCGGGTATTTCGGGCGCGACCTGTTCAGCATCAACGACTTGTTTGTCAACACCTACGGAAATGCCGTGGTAAATTTCCGGTGGAACCACCTGTTTTCGGACAAGCTTTTTGCAAACCTCTCGCTGATCTACTCGGATTACTACTACGGGCTGGAACTCGACTTTGTGGGCTTTGAATGGAATTCGGGCATCCGCAACTTCAATGTCAAATACGACCTGAAGCACTATGTGAGCGACCGGTTGCAGATCAATTACGGCCTGCATAACACCTACTACGTGTTCAACCCCGGCAAGATTTCCCCCAACAGCGAGGAGTCCGGGATCGTGGAGGAGCAACTCACCAAAAAATACGCGAACGAAAACGCGTTGTATGTGGACGTTTCCCACGATATTTCCCAGCGCCTCAGCCTGGGGTACGGGTTGCGCGTCAGCCAGTTCAACCGGTTGGGCCAGGACGAATTCTACGTTTACGAGGACGACAACCCCGTTTTCTTTGACCCGTTTACGCTGGTGTACCGGGAAAATATCCCGATCGATACGGTGTCGGCCGACCGGTTTGAAACCCTGGACAAATTCCTGAACCTGGAACCCCGGGTGTCCGTGGCCTATACGCTCAACGAGAAGAGCTCCGTCAAGGCGAGCTATATGCGCATGGCCCAATACCTCCACCTGCTCTCCAACACGAATTCCCCTACTCCCCTGGATGTCTGGACCCCCAGCGGCCCCTACACGCGTCCACAGATTGCCGACCAGGTGGGACTGGGGTATTTCCGCAATTTTGCCGATGGGGAATACAGCCTGGAAACCGAGGCGTTTTACAAGGAAGTGCAAAACCGGATCGATTATATAGACGGGGCAAACCTGATTGCCAACGATGCCATCGAACAGGTCATCCTCAACGGGGAGGCCCGGGCCTACGGCTGGGAATTCCTGCTGCGGAAGAACACGGGGGCCCTCACGGGCTGGATTGCCTATACGCTGGCCAAATCCGAACAGCGCACCCCCGGGCGGGAGCAGGTCACCTTTATGAACCGGACCGTGGACGAGCCGGGGATCAATTTTGGGGAGTGGTACAATACGCCCTATGACAAGCGGCACGATGTAGCGGTTTTTGGCAGTTACGAAATTGACGACCGCTGGAGCCTGAATGCCAATTTTATCTACCAGACGGGCCAGCCCACGAATTACCCGGTGGGCCAGTTTGAATTTGAAGGGCTCGTGGTGCCCTATTACGGGCTGCGGAACCAGGAACGCCTGCCGGATTACCACCGGCTGGACCTCTCGGCCACCCTGCGCCCGCGTGTTAATCCGGACAAGAAAGTCCGGGGCGAATGGGTCTTCAGCATTTACAACGTGTACAACCGGATGAATGCCGCGTCCATCAACTTCCGCCAAAACCAGGATACCGGCCGGAACGAGGCCATCCGCACGTCCATTTTCGGCATTGTGCCGTCGGTAACCTATAATTTCCGTTTCTGA
- a CDS encoding NADP-dependent isocitrate dehydrogenase: protein MATIHYTKTDEAPALATASFLPIVQAFSRTAGIDITTKDISLAGRILAAFPEFLSEAQRIPNDLEFLGELAKQPEANIIKLPNISASIPQLEEAITELQGQGYAIPDYPAEASSDEEKAIKARYDKIKGSAVNPVLREGNSDRRAPRPVKNFARKNPHSMGAWSADSKSHVATMSSGDFKSNEKSVTLGQGTRLRIEWVGAGGETRVLKEDIPTLDGEIVDGTVMEKKALLQFLEEQVADAKKSGVLFSVHLKATMMKVSDPIIFGHVLRTYFQEVFQRHDATFESLGIDANDGLENLLGDLEQLPEDQAASIRKEIETAMEQGPSLAMVNSDKGITNLHVPSDIIIDASMPAMIRNSGRMWNAQGKPQDTKAVIPDSSYAGVYQATIDDCKENGALDPKTMGTVPNVGLMAQKAEEYGSHDKTFEIADPGTVRVVDQHSGEVLMEHAVSAGDIWRMCQVKDKPVRNWVELAVERARLSNTPAVFWLDPQRAHDRELIAKVDAYLPQETRKELNIRVLSPVEATRYTLRRIREGKDTISVTGNVLRDYLTDLFPILEVGTSAKMLSIVPLMNGGGLFETGAGGSAPKHVEQFLEEGHLRWDSLGEFMALAVSLEHYGQKNNSKKAGILGRSLDEATEKFLEENRSPSRKVNELDTRGSHFYLALYWARALAKQEEEPALAGAFQKVASDLEAQTDTILQELLDAQGQPQDIGGYYLPDAEKVRRAMRPSRSFNAILEQL, encoded by the coding sequence ATGGCGACCATTCACTATACCAAAACCGACGAGGCCCCGGCCCTGGCAACTGCATCCTTCCTCCCTATCGTACAGGCATTTTCCCGTACTGCAGGAATCGATATCACCACCAAGGACATTTCCCTCGCCGGTCGGATACTGGCCGCTTTCCCCGAGTTCCTTTCGGAAGCCCAACGCATCCCGAATGACCTGGAATTCCTGGGCGAATTGGCCAAACAACCCGAAGCCAATATCATCAAACTGCCGAATATCAGCGCGTCCATCCCCCAACTGGAGGAGGCGATTACCGAATTGCAGGGACAGGGATACGCCATCCCCGACTATCCGGCCGAAGCATCCTCAGACGAGGAAAAAGCCATCAAAGCCCGTTATGACAAGATTAAAGGAAGTGCGGTAAACCCGGTGCTCCGGGAAGGTAATTCGGACCGTCGCGCCCCGAGGCCGGTCAAAAATTTCGCCCGCAAAAACCCGCATAGCATGGGCGCCTGGAGTGCAGATTCCAAAAGCCATGTCGCCACCATGTCTTCCGGCGATTTCAAATCCAATGAGAAATCGGTGACCCTGGGCCAGGGGACGCGCCTTCGCATTGAATGGGTAGGCGCCGGCGGCGAGACCCGGGTATTAAAAGAAGATATCCCGACCCTGGACGGGGAGATCGTAGACGGGACCGTCATGGAAAAGAAAGCGCTCCTGCAGTTTTTGGAGGAGCAGGTAGCCGACGCCAAAAAATCGGGCGTGTTGTTTTCCGTCCACCTGAAAGCCACCATGATGAAGGTCTCCGACCCGATTATTTTCGGGCATGTCCTGCGCACCTACTTCCAGGAGGTATTCCAACGGCACGATGCCACCTTTGAATCCCTGGGTATCGACGCCAACGACGGGCTGGAAAACCTGCTCGGGGATCTGGAGCAACTGCCGGAAGACCAGGCGGCTTCCATCCGCAAGGAAATTGAAACTGCCATGGAACAGGGCCCGTCCCTGGCCATGGTCAATTCCGACAAGGGGATTACCAACCTCCACGTGCCCAGCGATATCATTATCGACGCTTCCATGCCCGCCATGATCCGGAATTCCGGCAGGATGTGGAATGCCCAAGGCAAGCCCCAGGACACCAAGGCGGTCATCCCGGACAGCAGCTATGCCGGCGTGTACCAGGCCACCATTGACGATTGCAAGGAAAACGGGGCCCTGGACCCGAAAACCATGGGGACTGTCCCGAATGTCGGGTTGATGGCCCAGAAGGCCGAAGAGTACGGTTCCCACGACAAAACCTTTGAAATTGCCGATCCGGGCACCGTGCGCGTGGTTGACCAGCACAGCGGGGAAGTTTTGATGGAGCACGCGGTCAGTGCCGGGGACATCTGGCGGATGTGCCAGGTTAAAGACAAACCCGTGCGCAACTGGGTGGAACTCGCCGTAGAGCGGGCCCGCCTGTCAAACACCCCGGCCGTATTCTGGCTGGATCCCCAACGCGCCCACGACCGGGAACTGATTGCCAAGGTAGACGCCTACCTGCCGCAGGAAACCCGGAAGGAGTTGAATATCCGGGTACTTTCCCCTGTGGAGGCCACCCGCTATACGCTCAGGCGCATCCGGGAGGGCAAGGATACGATTTCGGTAACGGGTAATGTCCTTCGCGATTACCTGACAGACCTTTTCCCCATCCTCGAAGTGGGGACCAGTGCAAAGATGCTTTCGATTGTCCCGCTGATGAATGGCGGGGGACTGTTTGAAACCGGTGCCGGCGGATCCGCTCCCAAGCACGTGGAGCAATTCCTGGAGGAAGGACACCTGCGCTGGGATTCCCTGGGGGAATTCATGGCTTTGGCCGTATCCCTAGAGCACTACGGACAAAAGAACAACAGCAAGAAGGCCGGCATCCTGGGGCGGTCCCTGGATGAAGCCACCGAAAAATTCCTGGAGGAGAACCGATCTCCCTCCCGGAAGGTCAACGAACTCGATACGCGCGGCAGCCACTTTTACCTGGCGCTCTATTGGGCCAGGGCCCTGGCAAAACAGGAGGAGGAACCCGCATTGGCCGGGGCGTTCCAAAAGGTTGCCAGCGACCTGGAAGCCCAAACCGACACCATTCTGCAGGAGTTGCTCGACGCCCAGGGGCAACCGCAGGACATTGGGGGCTACTACCTGCCCGACGCTGAAAAAGTACGTCGCGCCATGCGTCCGAGCCGTTCCTTTAACGCCATTTTGGAACAGCTTTAA